CAGGTTGTGTGCTCACCGTGGTCTCGACATTCATCTCCGTCGCCAATCTATGTCCGGACAACGTCGAGCGGATCCCCCTTGCCTTCACATTCATGCTCTTGAGGCGCCTGAGAGCCCCGATCATGGAGTCGATGGAAGACGAAGGTTCGTCAACCTCAAACTGAACCTTTACGCACTGCTGCTTCGTATCATGTCCGAGGATCTTGGCCTTCAGCTCCTCGTTCTTCCTCTCGAGCTGATCCTTTGCGCCCTCGAGCTCGCGGATGTACATCGCCGCGGATTGCACAATTGAGTTCTTGTCCGCCTGCAATGACACCAGTGAATTTTCAACTTAATGGACATTGAACAACCACTGAATTGGGGACTGATTTCCAGTGAAATGGAAGTGCAGTTAATGGTAAGCGAAAATCGGCCCCTAATCCGCCCCAATTATCACCCAACATTAAGCATCCCTTAACAGAAAacgaagctagctagctgatcgATCAGCCACGCCGGAGTGGGGGACGAAGAGTGGTGTAATGACGCACCCTGGACCGCGAGGAGAGCATGGCGTAGAGGTCGGCGTAGCTCTGGCTGAGCTTCTcccggcgctggcgctcgcGCATCATGTGCCGGAACCCGCGGCTGCTctcgacggcgccggccggctgctgctgctgcggcggctcctcctgccgctcctCCTGCCGCACCTGATCCCCACCCGACCCTATCCTGCCCAGCGTGTCCATCACCCGCCGGTGGATGTTTCCCCTccccccgctgctgctgctgctgcctcctgctcctcctcgcgccccGGCATCGCGGTACTTCTGGAACGCGCTCGGCTTCGCGGCGACAACCGGCGGCTCCTCCAAGAGCGAGGCCATGAGATCGGCGAAGGGCAGCTCCGGCGAGGCCGGgtgcgcgccggcggcggcgaagaagggcGAGTCGTCCTGCTGGAAGGCATAGTAGGAGTCCATCTGCATTTCCCTGGGTCTCGTGATCTCGTCCTTGCTCTGCTTCTCTCTGCCTCGAGGTGATGCGCGCCTGTGTGCTTCGTCAAGTGTTTTCTTCATCCAGAAACAGTCGGACGGAGGTTATATAGGAGCCGTGGGCGCGAGGGGTGGGATTTGGGTCACGTGGTCAAATTGGCTgtgagaggagaggagaggagacgtTCGATTGGAGCGGAGCGGAGATGGTCAAAGCTGGAATGCATCTTCTATTGCAAAAGACACGAGGGCTAAAGAGCACGTGCGTGGTTAGCTAGCGATGGGGATTATTTCGCACGGCCACGCGCTTAGCGACAGGAGATGATGACGTCAGCCGTAGGCAAAAGGCAGCCGCAGAAGGTTCCACGCAGGAGAGAATTTGCGGCTGGCACCCTCAAGGATTTCTTATTCCTACTTTAAACAGGGATTTCTATGTCCGTGTAAATTGTACTGCTGCTCTACTACATTTCAGCATCATACAGACctctcaaaaagaagaaaaaaatattctcaaaaagaagaagaagaagaaaaagcatCATACAGACCGGAGAGGTATGAAGTACTTTTTCTTGCAAAATCTCAAACAATTTTAGTGTTCAATGGAAGGGACAGTTCTACGCGCAATTTTCTAGATTAGGTAAATCTGATTGACGATGAGCAAAACAAATCTCATTGGTGGAACTCTTGGGGTTGTGTCTCTTGATAAGACACGTGGGATCCATAAAGCTtctattttgatttttttattagtCTAATGAATAGTAACGATGACTTTTCTTTAGAAAACTTGTGGTCACCTttacaatgaaaaaaaaataaagaccACAAATAGACGTTTCAAAAAactataaaaaataaaatattgagCAAATTGTACTCTATAGGTATATTAGATCAGACTCAGCCACCCTTAGAACATATGAAAAGGAGAATTTGACAAATGAATAATTGCAGAACAGTAATATAAATCACCGTTCACGTTAAATTTATTGTTTCCCTATCTTTCAAATGCACTTGTGTTTCAACCTGATTCTACATGCTTATAGCACATCTACACATCACATTGTTTtgggattattatttttaacttCTACGTGTGGTTTCCATCCAATTGAttaacaatattttttttgtgggggAAATAAGTaacaatatatatgtataatCTCATAACTAGTCAGCAATACATACATTAGTATTTATCCTTTATGCATATTGAAGACACCGATCAATGTGATTAATTAATATACTAATACAAACAACATATAACAAAGATATATCCGAGATGCGAaccaaaaggaagaaaaaatcaATGACGAGTAGATGTAGTTGAACAAGAGAAGCTCCGTTGTGTGAACTAGACTCATGGAACATGCTACTACTGACGGCAAGATGTTTGAAGGGCAAATGACGAGTAAAGACTTCGCCTGGACCATAGTcttgtacggagtagtactaaCTTCTAATAACATGTGTGTTTTAATCAATTAATATTTTAGATGGTTTGAAGCGTGTGCATGGAGGGCGAGTGTGTTTGTTCTCTGTTCAAGGTCCAACTCTGGTCATGGTGAGGTCGCGTGGGCGATATTCTTCACGTGTTTCCCGTGATGGCCTCCTTGCTGCTCCTGTGCTCCCATTATAAATGTTCTTGCCGAGCTTCTAATAGCTGTCGTTTTCCAGTCACGTTGATGGCTTAGAGCCTTGAACTATTAGGCCTCTCCCAATTCATTTTACATTAAGGCCCTGATCATAGgaattttgaaggaaaattGCAAGATTCTACTAGGGGTGGGGGTGGGAGTGTGGGGGATGAGGGATCCTACGCATACTATTTGGATGGATTTCACCTAAGGAATTTCATAAGATAAGAATTTCCctccaaattttgaaaaactccTCATGGAAAATTTCCTTTGAAATTCTCAATGCATCTTCTCTCAATCTCTCTCACTTTAATTAAGTACGGTTTAATCACAAAATCTCTGTGTTTTTTCTGTGTCCAAAAAACTCTTTAGACCAATTCCTGTGTTTTTGATTATTTAGTATTCAACATGTCGTAACATTCcaattatatatttttcatattcatgtattttttattCATGCGATCCAGCAAAGCCCTAAGAGCTGTCTCTTAATCCAGTTCATAGCGTTGTCCTGCCTCTCCCTTCTCTTTGCCCACATCAGTTGGTCTGGCTCACACTGGTTTAGCCTGTGGTGTCCTGATGTGGAATATGAATCCCCTGTTGTGGCCCTTGTTCGCTAGGGAGGACCTGCTTCCGATTGCAACACATTTGCACGGTGGGATTGTGCTGCCAGATCTAGGTCCACTGGCCCTTGGTTCCACTACGCTCCGCCCTCTATACCATGTCGATGtgccaacttttttttgaccgaaaactgtaggagaggctccgaCAGTATAGCTCTGCTTTGGACTGCTTCATGGCTATCGTCGTCAGCTCATTTTCTCTGAGACCATCTTGTGCCTTCTTTGTAAGCTTTGGAGATTCGTCATTTGGAGCAATTTTTCTGATGGCAACCCTCCTTTGGTTCATTCCCCTGTTTTCATGGTTGATCCTATGCTGCCACAATCTGGCGATGGCATTTCCTTGTATTCCCTCTGCTCTGAGGAGTAGGGGTGTGTGGTTGATGGCAGCGCTCTACCCTGTGAAAGGTTATTCTCATTGAGGTTCTTACCTGTTCTAAAAGATTCAAGATTTTCAGTCCTACCGGCTACTTCCAGTTTTTGGCGTCACTCGACTTCCTCCTTTGCTCCTTCCTGGTTTCTACTTGTTGGTCATCATCTTAGAAGTCTGACAGTGCCAACCTTTTTCGCTGCCAATCTGTAGGACATTGTAGCCCTCCTCTTATTGAAgttgttttctgtttgctTTGTGCCTAGTTCAACCTCCACTATTACGTAGGAAGAGCCGAAGAGGTCCTCCTTCGTCTCCGCGGTGGAATTTGGTTGATCATTGAAAGGGTATGGTAAGGAAGGTCCGAGTCACATTCATGTGTGCTTCGAGTACACATGAAAATCCAGATTTTGTCTGCATGTTCCAACGGTCTTTTTTTTATCGTTGGAGGCTTTTGAATAATCCAAAAAACCTCCAAATGGCTAATAGGCCGGATTGGGTAGGATTGTTGCTGCCCCTAGGAGTCCTTTGTTGACCTTCTCCCTTGCCCCTGTTCTCTCTCTATTGATCCATTGCATGAGTTGCATAGTGTGAGATTTGAGGAATGCATTTGTGCATTCTTTACACTGTGTGATTGCATTTGTTGCATCAATTTGAGCTCTCTGTGTCGATTGATTTGACTGAGAACCCAAAAGGCTTGTTATTCTTTGAGGCGTGAGGCCATCAACTCATAGACAATTTGATGGTATTggctcggtgatctcttcgaGAAGCTTGTGAAGAGGCCCCGGTGGTTGTGGAGCTTGCCATCTCTGGAGTGGAGGAAGAAGTTATCCATGGTGGATCGAGGACTTGTTGTCCTCAAGAGGAAAATGGTTTGAGGGAGAGCTTGGTGTTCCTCTTTCTGTGATTGGTGCTACCTCAACGGAGGGTAGGTGATATTTAAACTTCGACAAAACATCATTTATCTCTTGTTCCATTTACTTGTATTCAATTCATACTCTTCATATATTTGTGATATAACTTGTGTAGATTTTGAATTGTTTGCTTATCACCCTAGATTTGCATACCTTGTTTAGACATAGGGTGTTGGTGCACTTAGTTCTGCCTGGTACTTTTATGATTTGTGCTTGAAAATAATCCGCTAGTTAAAAATTCTGCATTAGGAATAGCCAAATCCTTAAAATAAACTTACACATCTTTTCACCCCCTCCCTCTAGGTGACATCAATATTCATTGATGGCGTCTACAGGTGACTACTAGTTAGATTGCTTTGAAGTGCAGCCATGTTCTTCGGTACGTGGTTTTGCGTTGGGTTTTGCTTGTTCTTGTAGCTTTGGCCTGTCCCCTGGCATGCTTCATCGGCATTCTAGTTATTAGTTTCCTCTTATCTTCATGGATTTGTAATGCTAATGTACGGTACATTGTAATTCTTTTATTTAATTGAAATAGTTAAGGTTGGCTTATTATGCCCATCACAGTGGCTACATGACTCGCCAAGACTTGTACTGTTTACGAGATAGTTCCAAGTGGGAcatgaggtatttataggctccTACTCTTGTACAAGATAGGCGACACTTTTTCCCCTCCCAATAAGTAACTAGGGTTAGAAGTATCATACATCCACCACGGAAATTTGGCGGAGGGAAAGTTTTAGCATTTGACATGTGTGTATATCGTTCTTCTCTAAAAAAGGCTGATTATATGCTCTTGTCCtcttgaaaaaaaagttggatATCGTGTAGAGTACTTGATAGTCAAACAATATCCACCAAAGGAATTACGAAGTGACTAAAATAATTAAATGTAGCAAAGTGCCAAACCAGTAGTTGGCGTCCAAACTGCAGATGTTCAGGTAGCACCTAGAGAATTTCATGCGGTTGATCGATCATCTGACTGTCTTCGACAAACCTGTCACACAAGTGGCTGGTTTGGATGAGAAAATTAAGGACCATATGTTAGTATCTTATTAGTGTCATCTCTACACCATCCTAGTCGTAGGGATGAATATTTTAGCTGAGAAAACAATGTTAGCTTCATTGAGGCGGTTTCATATCAATTAGACACAGAGTACTTCAAATAGACATCAGTATTAAAATGTCAGATCTTGAGTGATTGAACATTAGCTGACGTAGGTGTTGTGAGCAAAAGCGAAAGGCCATGGAAGGAAGCCCGACATATCAAAGGACAACCATGTATGCTATCCATATGACAAGGAATTTCATGTCATAACAtattgttaaaatttgaagaGAAAAAATGGAGGTGCATGATCATTGGCAATGGTGGAAGATGATTCTGACATATTGTGTCTAATGGATCATGCAGAGATATAAGATTCAAACTGTTACTTCATACATGTTTCTATGGAACAAGATTTTTCACCCTTCTTGTGCTTGGGACTCAATTTGACAGCCATGTGGTGCCAAGTGTTCGCTTGCTTAGTGCAGGATTCAAACCTGGTTGAGCTCACTGCCACAGCAGGAACCAGCATACTATGTATGTTCAACGGGGGTGATGTTTGACAAATTATACCTACACAATGACATATAAGTATTTTTCACTTACCATACTGCAACAAGATGCAATCATGTGAACCATTAATCCAAATGGAAAGCCATCAATTGTATCTCAAGATTGTCGCACCATTTAGTGCTACTGAAGTTTAGTGAGGCGCTAACTAACATAAGATTTCTGGCGACACGTAATCGCCCTGTATATTTAATTTAGTTTTGGGATTACAAAGAAGACATGCATATGCACACTGAATTATTATTAACCAACCACAAACTTCCTAGTCACATGTTACACTAAGTGGTGCACGCTAGGGATGGACGAAAAGTTCGAAGCCCGACAAGCTTAATGAGTGCTCATTAGTTCGTCTCAGTAAGAGCTCGGTTCGTTAGTTATCAAACAGAACCTAGCAACCCTTCAGATCGTTAATACTAAAGAGTTTAACGAGCGGCCTGAAGATTACCCGATAAGATCGTTAATTGCTCACCAGTTGTCAGCCCATCAAGCCATCAGGTGGGTGGAGCAGCCCATCAGTCATCAACCCATCTTCCGTCAAGCCATTAGACGAGACAACAACGAATCGAATTGATCGATCCCTAGTTTCATACCCTAATTCCCTATCGCTATCGGATCAGCTGAGTGCAGCTCCGCAATGTGGATGCTAATGAGCTTCACAAGCGCTCGCAAGTATTTAATGAACCGAGCCGAACAATGATTTCAAATTGTTAGCGATAACGAGTTTAACGATCTGAGCTTAACAAACCGAGTGGGCTCGTTAGCCGGCCCTAGTGCACGGACGTTATGTGACCTCGCTGAATAAATGTAATCCTACAACACATGCATCCTGCCAATCGTTTAGAACATGCTAACAGACCTAGAAGCCGCAACCTGTGAATTCGACACACCACGAAAGCGCGGTTAGTTTAGAGTGTACAAGCGGCTAACTGTGATTGATCAATCATTAAAAGTTAAAGTAGTAAGTAGCTAGTATTAGCAAAGAGCATCGGACAGGTGCATATTTCAGGAGCAGAACCACAAAGCACATGTGATGAAAGTTCCTGAGTTCCAAGTACCTGAACAAGATGGATTCAACAATTCGAACTCCAAGTCTCCAACATACATGCTGAAGCTGTGATAAATTCCTTTAGCCGAGATTTTTCTGGGCAGTTCTACTTGCATTCATTTCCCCTGCCAATTTTTCAAAGGCATAATCAGACACGAAGATACCCATAACAAATGGGAAGTTTGTGCGCTGTAAATGGAATGATAGAGCAAATCAACAGATTCTCACACAAAAAGGGAGATAAAGGTCTTATCTCTCCAAGGCATAACAGTTAAGTCAGTATGTTTGGAGAGATAGCTTGAGCCTTTCAGTGCAAACAACTGAACAAAATTATTTCTAATGAAGTACTACTATGGTGTTCAACAGCAAATTCTGAGATGTAAAACCGGGGAATGAGATAAGCAGCCCATCCTCCTAGCTGAAGTGCAAAACACAAGCACTCTTTTTCCTTACAAAATCCAAGGATAATGCGGATGAACGATCCAAAGTTACATCCAGGTAATTTCTCAAACTACGTCACTTGGACTTCCATGCAAATGagagattctttttttttttgcatttagtCTTTACCATGCAAGTTACagtcgcaaaaaaaaaacatccaaaAGAATGTCTGCGCAACTGGTCCATCTAAAGAAAAAGGACATGAGATGGGTGAATCCACTGAAATGAAAAGATCAAGACGGAAATCTTGATTCTTCATCTTGCCCCATCCAAAACAAGAGCcggaagagaaagagaaacatCAAAAACTATCACAGGGACGAGAAAAAAGCTCTCACCCAGTACTGATCCAAAGGAAATCCTGCTCGTCGCTCCGAAGCAAAAGAATTCCAACTCCGGCAAATGGTCGAACACCTGCAGAGCGCAACAAGAACGGGTGCTGAAGAACACGCAGAAAATTCGCCGGAAGAAATTGCAATCCAGCGTCCAAGATAATCCGCCGTTTAGCAAGCAATTCTTACCTGGACCTTTTTGCTTCTCGATCcattctcctctctcttttccgcCTTGCCCTCCGCGTTTCTTCCCCCATGGATGGGAGGGGAAAGAGGTGGTCAACAGCAGGAAGTGTTTTCCCGCGTGGATTCCATATGTTTATTTGGTCCACCTGCCTGGAACTGGAAGAGTCTCGAGTCTCAAACTTTGACCCAACAAACTGGAGACTGATTGCTCCTCTAATGCACGAAAAACATGTGACAAAGACTTTTCAACtccatttgtttattttatttcctttttttcttatcaATCAAGAAAAGGACAGGTCGAAAGCCTCACTTAATCATTATACTTTGATCCTAGGCCGCAGGGCGCAGCCTGGATTTGGGCAATTAGAAACACATGCTTGCTTCGGCCTTCAATAATCTTCAAGCCAAGGACAAGGACAAACGCTTAAACGTGCTATGGCACCCCCGTGAAGAAAAACGTGGCATAGGACATAACACATGTGCAGAAATGCAACTAGTCTCCATTAGAAACTATAGAGGTCCAGCAGCCATCAGTTCATCGCATAAGGGTGCCTTCCTCtattaaaaaagagagaaggaaaaacaCGTGAAGAACATGACTAGGATACTTGAGGAAATGAAGCTCCATGAAATAACAGACAGTACATCACAACAGGCAACATTTCCAAGTAGGTCATGTCCTCGTCAATCTAGCAGTTAGCTTGCTTCATTCATTCAGGTTATTATTTTCTCGTCCTCTTGCGTCCTCTCCTACCTCGGGAAGTGGCAGCGGTTTTCTCAGGAGAGCTAGAGCTATGGAGATTGCCGCTGCCTGTCTCCGAGGGTTCATCGTTTATGCTTGGATCCTTGTCACTTCCTTCCTCGAAGGGCTCTGTCCTGTCAGTCGagttctcctcgtcctccttcGGAGCTTTGTCAGAAGATTCAAGTGCCGAGAATTTATCCTTCAGCTGTCTGAGCTTGGCCTTCTTCGAATTTATAACAGCCACAAACTGAAGCAATAGCACAATTGTGAGTACTGAGTAGTGCACAACAAGATCAAAATGACAGCAGGAAGTGAATATAAAAGATAACAGTTAAGGTTAAATGCACTGCACAATGACCCGCATGGTCTGCGATGGCAGACAAGTAGTAATCTTCATCTGCAACAGCGCTATGCAAAGTAACAAAGTGAAGCAAAATCCGTTTGAAATTGCATAACAAATCATCATCAGCAAAACGTACACAGAAAACAAGACGAAACAAGAAACTGTACCTTTGTAAAGGTGGCTTCCTCAAACTCAGCTTTCTCATTGTTAAACCTCTCACTTTGTTGCAAGCACTTATCAGCTTCTTCTTTCAACTTATCAAATGATTGTGTTTTCCTGACAACTTCTTCCTGAATAAAGAAAGCTACCATCTTGGTAAATTTAATCATGCCATGCATGATTTAGGTTTAATCAAGTTCAGCCATATCCCAACAACCATTTCATCTTATGATCTTAATTCTATAGTTACAACATTTCACTAGATTTTAGGGCTGCAAGTTTGGGACGACCCATCTAGTTGTTTTGTTATTTGCCTACAATGAACTACCAGTGAAGTACAAGTGAACCACCTTTAAACGAAATGGATCGTAGGTTGGCCCACTTGCATACTCACATACATCGGCAAGCACTCAGAAAACGTCATAACACTATGAATGGAAGAGGTAGAGCAAAGAGACATACACTCAAGCGTATATTTGCATCCATAAGAAAATCCAAGACCTCAGCTATAGTCTGTTGTGTCTGGGGTGCAGGCTGCAGTTTCCAACGCCATTCCAATTTGGTACCTTGCCTTTCAAATGTCCATGATAACTAAATGGtacaagaaataaatattgtCAGAAACTAGAAGAGAACAAGTTAGATAAGCAAGGATCTTTGGATCTCTTTCCATAAGCTGAGAGTAAAGATAGAAAGCACGAACAACTTCCTTTTTAACATTGTCCATTTTTCAGGATGGTGGTAAGCCAACAACTTGATAAAAGTTCAACTTGCACATACACCATCGAACAGATTGGAAATAATAGTAATAGTACCTCAAAGGATCAAACAGATTCCTAAGGCATGAAGATAACTAAAaatcaactactccctccgtccaacaaaagatgtctcaagttt
This is a stretch of genomic DNA from Brachypodium distachyon strain Bd21 chromosome 1, Brachypodium_distachyon_v3.0, whole genome shotgun sequence. It encodes these proteins:
- the LOC100843822 gene encoding transcription factor BHLH148, producing MKKTLDEAHRRASPRGREKQSKDEITRPREMQMDSYYAFQQDDSPFFAAAGAHPASPELPFADLMASLLEEPPVVAAKPSAFQKYRDAGARGGAGGSSSSSGGRGNIHRRVMDTLGRIGSGGDQVRQEERQEEPPQQQQPAGAVESSRGFRHMMRERQRREKLSQSYADLYAMLSSRSRADKNSIVQSAAMYIRELEGAKDQLERKNEELKAKILGHDTKQQCVKVQFEVDEPSSSIDSMIGALRRLKSMNVKARGIRSTLSGHRLATEMNVETTVAASEVERAVEEALREVERNQPDSETTFPGSRRGSWSQTSHVQNVF